In one Bacteroidota bacterium genomic region, the following are encoded:
- a CDS encoding HIT domain-containing protein, with protein MKRMWSPWRSAYLETFKDPPKKSKSRKSIFIRALEENDDDKHFIVHRGKHCFVILNLYPYNSGHLMVVPYKQTGRFDRLSDAEIAEAMKLVRISINALDKNMKPEGFNFGANLGRVAGAGVKGHVHFHIVPRWNGDTNFMPVLSDTKVISEDMRTTMLKLRRAFKQADGIKRKKQQQNGSPKR; from the coding sequence ATGAAACGCATGTGGTCGCCGTGGCGTTCGGCGTATTTGGAGACGTTCAAAGATCCGCCCAAGAAAAGCAAATCGCGAAAGAGTATTTTTATCCGGGCGTTGGAGGAGAATGACGACGACAAGCACTTTATCGTTCATCGGGGCAAGCATTGTTTCGTTATTCTGAATCTGTACCCCTACAACAGCGGGCACCTGATGGTTGTGCCGTACAAGCAAACAGGGCGCTTTGACCGCCTTTCTGATGCCGAGATTGCCGAAGCCATGAAACTGGTACGCATCAGTATCAACGCTCTTGACAAGAACATGAAGCCTGAGGGCTTCAATTTTGGCGCTAATCTCGGCCGTGTTGCCGGAGCCGGCGTCAAAGGGCACGTCCACTTCCACATTGTACCCCGCTGGAACGGTGATACGAACTTCATGCCTGTTCTCTCCGATACGAAGGTGATTTCCGAAGATATGCGAACAACGATGCTGAAATTGCGCAGGGCTTTCAAACAGGCTGATGGCATCAAACGCAAGAAGCAACAGCAGAACGGCTCGCCTAAGCGTTAA
- the fusA gene encoding elongation factor G has translation MKEFTPENIRNVALIGHGGAGKTSLAEALLFSAGSTTRLGKVEEGNTLSDYHPDEVERQISINTSVLFCEWKSTKINILDTPGYTDFTGEVKSALRVADTALVLVKAVEGIEVGTEIVGKYTNEYKTGVVFVVNKLDNENSDFDRVVQQCHDYVSHEVEVVQFPLNQGLAFDTVIDVIKMKALKYQRGGNGKYAESEIPAEVKEKADTYRRKLLDAVAELDEAWMNKYFETGTLTDEELKAGLHRGIHERNLFPILCCSAAHNIGVTDILDFVVEDCPAPPEIGDTHARPVSVTNGNNDVTVKPDPKGEPSLFVFKTVSEAHVGELSFFRVYSGTVTPGMDMINEANGKPERLAQIYIMNGKERKDVNKLMAGDIGAVVKLKDTHTNDTLSSKAFPVVYAPIAFPEPVYHLGIVPRSKGDEDKIANGLHSLHQEDPTFVFRVDAELHQTIISGQGELHLQVIVKRLKQKFNVDVDLVEPKVAYRETIKTIAKDAEYKHKKQSGGHGQYGHVHLRLEPLKRGQGFEFLDEIVGGVVPGKFIPAVEKGVVETMKDGVLAGYPVVDVRVALHYGSYHDVDSSEMAFKIAGSQAFKKGFMEAKPILLEPIYNIEVKVPEDAMGEVMGDISGRRGKILGMDSAGHYQIIRAQVPQAELHKYATVLRSKTGGRGVFSASMSHYEEVPREQVEKIIAASDKNKNKEQEA, from the coding sequence ATGAAAGAATTTACACCTGAGAACATTCGCAATGTGGCCCTCATCGGCCACGGAGGGGCGGGGAAGACTTCGTTGGCCGAGGCTCTGCTCTTCTCTGCGGGCAGTACTACGCGCCTCGGCAAGGTTGAGGAAGGGAATACACTTTCCGACTACCATCCGGACGAAGTCGAACGGCAAATCTCGATCAATACCTCTGTACTCTTCTGCGAATGGAAATCAACAAAAATCAATATCCTCGACACCCCGGGCTACACGGATTTTACCGGTGAGGTGAAAAGTGCATTGCGGGTTGCAGATACGGCGCTTGTTCTCGTCAAGGCTGTTGAAGGTATCGAAGTCGGCACGGAAATCGTCGGCAAGTACACGAATGAATACAAGACCGGCGTTGTCTTTGTCGTCAACAAACTCGACAACGAGAACTCGGATTTCGACAGAGTCGTGCAACAATGCCACGACTATGTGAGTCATGAGGTCGAAGTCGTGCAGTTTCCTCTCAATCAGGGACTTGCATTTGATACGGTGATCGATGTTATCAAGATGAAAGCTCTGAAGTACCAGCGCGGCGGCAATGGGAAGTACGCGGAGTCGGAAATCCCCGCCGAAGTCAAAGAAAAGGCCGATACCTATCGCCGCAAGCTGCTTGATGCCGTTGCCGAGCTCGACGAAGCGTGGATGAACAAATATTTCGAGACAGGCACACTTACGGACGAAGAACTGAAAGCAGGGTTGCATCGCGGGATTCATGAGAGGAATCTCTTCCCGATTCTCTGCTGCTCGGCAGCCCACAACATCGGCGTGACGGATATTCTGGATTTTGTCGTTGAGGATTGTCCCGCACCGCCGGAAATCGGAGATACGCATGCTCGGCCTGTCAGCGTAACGAATGGCAACAACGATGTGACCGTGAAACCCGATCCGAAGGGTGAGCCGTCGCTGTTCGTCTTCAAAACCGTGTCGGAGGCCCACGTGGGCGAACTCTCGTTCTTTCGCGTGTATTCGGGCACGGTTACGCCGGGTATGGATATGATCAACGAGGCAAACGGCAAACCCGAGCGTCTCGCACAAATCTACATTATGAACGGCAAGGAACGGAAGGACGTCAACAAATTAATGGCGGGCGATATCGGTGCAGTAGTGAAGTTGAAGGATACGCACACCAACGATACGCTCAGCAGCAAAGCGTTTCCCGTTGTGTATGCCCCGATTGCCTTTCCGGAGCCCGTGTATCATCTCGGTATCGTTCCGAGATCGAAGGGGGATGAAGACAAGATTGCCAACGGACTCCATTCGCTTCATCAGGAAGATCCGACATTCGTGTTCCGTGTGGATGCCGAGTTGCACCAGACGATTATCAGCGGACAGGGCGAGCTTCATCTCCAAGTGATTGTGAAAAGGCTCAAACAGAAATTTAATGTTGATGTTGACCTCGTTGAACCGAAAGTCGCGTATCGTGAAACCATAAAAACCATTGCAAAAGATGCCGAGTACAAGCACAAGAAACAAAGCGGCGGTCACGGACAATACGGCCACGTTCATCTCCGTCTTGAGCCGTTGAAGCGGGGACAGGGGTTTGAATTCCTCGATGAGATTGTCGGAGGCGTTGTCCCCGGAAAATTCATCCCGGCGGTGGAAAAGGGTGTCGTCGAGACGATGAAGGATGGCGTGCTTGCCGGCTATCCCGTTGTGGACGTGCGCGTGGCGCTGCATTACGGTTCGTATCACGATGTGGATTCGTCCGAAATGGCGTTCAAGATTGCCGGGTCGCAAGCATTCAAGAAAGGGTTCATGGAAGCAAAACCGATTCTGCTTGAACCAATCTACAACATCGAAGTGAAGGTTCCGGAAGATGCAATGGGTGAAGTAATGGGCGATATTTCCGGCAGGCGCGGGAAAATTCTCGGAATGGACAGTGCCGGTCATTATCAGATCATCCGGGCGCAAGTGCCGCAAGCCGAACTGCACAAGTATGCAACGGTTCTTCGTTCGAAGACCGGCGGACGAGGCGTGTTCAGTGCCAGCATGTCGCATTACGAGGAAGTGCCGAGAGAACAGGTGGAGAAGATCATCGCGGCATCAGATAAGAACAAGAACAAAGAGCAGGAAGCGTAA
- a CDS encoding DUF948 domain-containing protein has product METALLIAQLVALVAVTAVCIFLILVLIRVREMLSKIERDISAVTERTMPVLENIDYISSRVKNITDNIDDQVLMVRESMGSIREIADNIVALERQVQSRIEGPILDTVALIAALVKGVKAFTSRLRA; this is encoded by the coding sequence TTGGAAACTGCACTCTTGATTGCCCAACTGGTGGCGCTTGTCGCGGTAACTGCCGTGTGTATCTTTCTCATTCTGGTTCTCATTCGCGTGCGGGAAATGCTGAGCAAGATCGAGCGTGATATCTCGGCAGTGACGGAGCGGACGATGCCTGTGCTCGAGAATATCGATTATATTTCCTCGCGTGTCAAGAACATCACCGACAACATCGACGATCAGGTGTTGATGGTACGCGAGTCGATGGGCTCAATAAGGGAGATTGCCGACAATATCGTCGCGCTCGAACGACAGGTACAGTCACGGATTGAAGGCCCCATCCTTGACACTGTGGCTCTGATCGCGGCACTCGTCAAGGGCGTAAAAGCATTTACGTCCCGCCTTCGAGCGTAG
- a CDS encoding YtxH domain-containing protein, giving the protein MADNNGATKGFIFGLLAGSAIGAMLALLYAPKSGRELRADIKAKTDELIDDAEGMVERARTKIPEIASEAKKRSERVISDAKSQADTLMHDADRVLTNVKQRSSSIIDESIKVKDAVKAGVDAFKQERNRS; this is encoded by the coding sequence ATGGCTGATAACAACGGAGCGACAAAAGGATTCATTTTCGGACTGTTGGCCGGAAGCGCCATCGGCGCCATGCTTGCCCTTCTGTACGCACCCAAGAGCGGCAGAGAATTGCGTGCAGATATCAAAGCAAAAACCGATGAGCTGATTGATGATGCGGAAGGAATGGTAGAGAGGGCGAGAACGAAGATTCCCGAAATTGCCAGCGAAGCCAAAAAACGATCGGAGCGGGTGATTTCGGACGCAAAATCGCAAGCAGACACCCTGATGCACGATGCCGACCGCGTGCTGACGAATGTGAAGCAGCGTTCTTCTTCAATCATCGACGAAAGTATCAAAGTGAAGGATGCTGTAAAGGCGGGAGTTGACGCATTCAAGCAGGAGCGCAACCGCTCGTAA
- a CDS encoding zinc ribbon domain-containing protein produces the protein MAEAVLVCRECNSKISHSDKFCPQCGAKVAEQIDKPEPASTPAVLTCEVCGHENRHSGSFCEACGVKLPRASVPAAAQAPLKPELPPISKTPVKQSAGSPKLQTRHYVGIALIVAVVGVFIYVETQREIPRQTAQTSSPAQQSATQTEHAKEILAAIERLQRTVKENPNDIGSKLLLANALHDGAMHDAALLPRAIDAYKVYLKENPNDPNARVDLGICYFELGKIDSLHSARFYAMAIDEMLGAVKESPSHQAGAFNLGIVYLFSGNMPESNRWFKKAADLNPESELGRRAKAIMEQHGQAG, from the coding sequence ATGGCGGAGGCAGTTTTGGTGTGTCGTGAGTGTAACAGCAAGATATCGCATTCCGATAAGTTTTGCCCGCAATGCGGAGCAAAAGTAGCGGAACAAATCGACAAGCCGGAGCCCGCCTCCACTCCCGCGGTTCTGACATGCGAGGTTTGCGGGCATGAAAACAGGCATAGCGGTTCGTTCTGTGAGGCGTGCGGTGTCAAGTTGCCCCGGGCGTCGGTTCCAGCCGCGGCACAGGCTCCCCTGAAACCTGAACTTCCGCCAATCTCCAAGACTCCGGTCAAGCAATCCGCGGGCTCTCCTAAGTTACAGACTCGTCACTATGTCGGCATCGCGCTGATAGTTGCCGTCGTAGGAGTGTTCATCTACGTGGAGACGCAGCGGGAAATTCCGCGGCAGACAGCCCAAACCTCCTCTCCGGCACAACAATCGGCAACCCAAACTGAGCATGCCAAGGAAATCCTTGCAGCTATTGAAAGGCTGCAACGTACCGTCAAGGAAAACCCCAACGATATCGGATCGAAACTCCTTCTCGCAAATGCCCTGCACGATGGCGCGATGCACGATGCCGCTCTCTTACCTCGCGCAATTGATGCATACAAAGTCTACCTGAAGGAAAACCCGAACGATCCGAATGCTCGAGTGGATTTAGGGATCTGTTATTTTGAGCTTGGCAAAATCGATTCGTTGCACTCCGCGAGGTTCTACGCGATGGCCATTGATGAAATGCTTGGGGCGGTAAAGGAGTCACCTTCACATCAAGCAGGCGCGTTCAATCTTGGTATTGTGTATCTGTTCTCGGGGAACATGCCGGAATCGAACCGGTGGTTCAAGAAAGCGGCAGATTTGAATCCCGAATCAGAGTTAGGCAGGCGGGCGAAGGCAATTATGGAACAACACGGGCAAGCAGGTTAA
- a CDS encoding integration host factor subunit beta has protein sequence MTKADIVDRIATGTGLTKVDTEAVVDGFILTVIDAMKEGKNIEIRGFGSFKVKKRKGRVARNPRTGEQVMVDEHWVPLFKVSKEVKQAVNENLSKLPQVSGG, from the coding sequence TTGACCAAAGCCGATATTGTTGACCGCATTGCGACAGGAACAGGTCTGACCAAAGTCGATACAGAGGCAGTGGTGGATGGTTTCATCCTGACCGTAATTGATGCAATGAAGGAGGGGAAGAATATCGAGATCCGGGGATTCGGGAGTTTCAAGGTCAAGAAGCGCAAAGGGCGTGTTGCCCGCAACCCCAGAACAGGCGAGCAAGTGATGGTTGACGAACATTGGGTGCCGCTCTTTAAAGTGTCGAAAGAAGTGAAACAGGCAGTGAACGAAAATCTCTCGAAATTGCCCCAAGTGTCCGGAGGGTGA